A region of the Candidatus Zixiibacteriota bacterium genome:
TCATGAACTGGGTCATTTCCTGGTTGCCAAATGGGCCGGTATCAGGGTCGATAAATTTTCTCTTGGTTTTCCGCCCAAAATTATTTCCAGGAAGTGGGGCGAAACAGAATATGCCATCGGCGCAATTCCGCTGGGTGGCTATGTTAAAATGGCCGGCGAGAATCCCGATGATGATGCTCGCGGCGAACCATATGAATTCATGTCAAAACCGGTCTGGAAAAGATTCATGGTGATCTTTGCCGGACCGTTCATGAATTTCGTCCTGGCCGTACTGGTTCTGACGGGTTTGTATATGGTCCGTGGTAAGGAAATCCAGGCCGTTTTCATCGGCCAGGTGGCGCCCGACAGCCCGGCCGCCGCCGCCGGTATCCGGACCGGGGATAAAATTCTAAGTGTCGATGGGGTCAGGGTTACCAGTTTCCGCGAGATGGCGGATATTGTCTATAAGAAAGTGGAACAACCGGTCGAGATTTCCTGGGAACGGGACAACCGGGTTTTCACCGATACCCTGGTAACCTACCGGAACAAGGTGGAACTGGTCTCGGGCGATTCGGCCGAGGTCGGCATGATCGGTATCGGCAGTCAGGCGGTTTATCGGAAATATGGTGTTTTTACCGCCCTGGGCGCCGGTTTCGAGCAGTCAGTGGTCTATGTCAGGATGGTTTTTGAATTCGTTTGGGGGTTGCTAAGCCGCCAGGTTGATGCCCGCGAAATCGGCGGCCCCATCCTGATCGGTAAACTGGCCGGGGCCACGGCCCGGGCCGGCTTCGATGTCCTCCTGGAATTTTTAGCCCTGCTCTCCATCAACCTGGCCGTCCTCAATGTCCTGCCGATTCCGGTTTTCGACGGCGGACACCTGCTGTTTCTGCTGGTGGAAAAACTGAAAGGCTCGCCGCTTTCTATCAAGGCGCGGTTAATCGCCCAGCAGGTAGGCATTGCTTTTATTCTGATTCTGGTGATTTTTGTGACTTTTAACGATATCACCCGTTAAAACGGGGGAGCGGACAAAGACAGGATGTTTCGATGAAAAAAGATATTTTCGATGTTGCCTGGGAAAACATTAAATCGCTTTTAATCGCCATCGTTCTGGCCGTTATTATCAAAACCTCGATTGTTGAAGCTTATAAGATACCTTCGGCCTCCATGGAGGATACCCTGCTGGTCGGCGATTTCCTGATTGCTAATAAATTTATCTACGGTGCCCGTATTCCCCTGATCAACTGGCGTTTGCCCGAGATCAGGAATCCCGAACCCGGGGATGTGGTTATTTTCAAATGGCCCGGCGACGGGGTGACCAATTATATTAAACGCTGTGTCGCCGCCGAGGGCCAGACCGTGGAGATTATCGATAAAGTCTTATATGTCGATGGCAAAATTTTCCCCAACCCGCCCGAGGCCAAATTTACCGGGACTATCCAGCCCCGCCCCGGGCCGGGACAAAATTCCCGTGACAACTGGGGTCCCTATGTCGTCCCCAAGGATTGCTATTTTATGATGGGCGACAACCGGGATAATTCCTATGACTCGCGCTTCTGGTACGCCGTTCATAAGAATCTTATTCTGGGTAAAGCCCTGCTGATTCACTGGTCATGGGAACCCGATGCCGATTCTCCGGAAGTGTCCGTGGCCGATCCGATGTCGGTGCCACGGTTATTCATGTATAATGTTATCCATCTTCCCGAGAGGGTCCGCTGGGAGCGGCTTTTCACGCTCATCCACTGACCGGCGGTCATTCCCCTGATATCCGGGTTGCCCGGATATTACGCAGCAATCCTTTCAGACCGGGACGCCGAAGGGGAGAAGAAGCGAATTTGAGATCGAATTCGCCTTCCGTCATGTTTGTAACCGCCCCGGTTTCGACCATTCCGATTTCTTCCCGCCGGGTCAACTCCTTTTGATGCCTTGGTTTTTGAAACCGGTTGAAGGGGCAGACTTCCAGACAAATATCACAACCGAATACCCAACCTTTAGACAATAAGGCGATGTTTTCGGGTATGGTGTCGGATTTATTCTCAATGGTTTGATAGCTGATACATCGGGTGGCATCAAGGCAGTACGGGGCGGTAATGGCCCCTGTCGGGCAGGCCTCGATACAGGCGGTACATCGTCCGCAATGATCGTCCGAAGGATGATCGTATTCATCGATGGCGATATCGATAACCAGACTGCCCAGAAGAAGCCAGCTTCCATAAGTAGTCGAGACCAGGTTGGTATGTTTACCCGGCCACCCCAATCCGGCCTGTGACGCCCAGTATTTATCCATGAATGGAGCCGTGTCGACGCATATCCGGCCTTTCAGATCGGGAACAATGAGTCTCAGACGGGCGCGAAGTTTCTCCAGCATTTGGCGAATAATCCGGTGGTAATCATTCCCCCAGGCATACCGGGCCACCCGGTATGGGCCTTTTATCATTCGGTAATTGTTTTCATCCGGACAATAATTGAATCCCGTCACGATTATCGACTGCGCGCCCGGCAAAAGCCGTCCCGGATCGAAACGTTCCTCCTGATATCGGGCCAGATAGGCCATTTCCCCATGATAACCGCGCGACAGCCAGGTTAAATATGCATCTTTGACGCTGACCGGATTAACCGGGGCAATACCAACTGCATCAGCCCCGAGTCTTTTGGCAATTTCCTTTATTTCAACTGATATAAGGATTTTCGCGTTCTTCATCAGTCAGAATATAGCCTGTCAGCCGCCCCGGTCCAAGCAAAACAAAAAACGGCCGCGATCCGGAATGCAATATCGCGGCCGCTGTTGTTAGGAATTACCCGGCTTTACGGTTCCATGAGTTTGCCCATGAATAAAATCGCCCCGGAGTTAACCTCGTGAATGATGTACACGAATGGGCGATTCAACCGGATGATGGTCATCTGGGGTCCATCCGAAGTATTCCCGAATTCAATACTGGTCACCGCCGCGGCTTCCGTCCCTTCCTCGTTGACCTCGATAAATCCTTTATGTTTCACGCGGGAAATATAAATATCCCTATTTCCGGTTATTCCGGAAAAATCTGCGGTATATGGCAAAAAAGCGATTCCCATTCCCAGATCACTAAGGGGTTTCTCGAGAGAATATTCCGTCTCGACCTGGAAACGAGGCATCCATAAATTGACTTCATTCAGAGAAAGCTGCCCCTGCCATGATTTCCAATTGTCGCAATTGATTCGGCCGACAAATTCATTGATATCCACCCCGGGATTCGGGAGCAGAACCGTCATATTAAATGCCCCCAGATTATACGGAATCTCTGCCATCACGAAGTCGTCACCCAAAAAAACATCGAGACTGCACTTTTGAGACATCATCTGACACGATACTTCGGAACCGTTGTAAGCATAAAATGGTGCTTCCTGAGTATATTCGGGGTCAAACCGGAAAGTCCAGGTACCTTTGAAATATACGGCATTAATCAGAAAGAGAATAGTCTCAGGGCTGATTGGAGGTGTCACGATGGATTCGATTTTATCATTGGTTTTCTCTGCCACCCACCGGTTAATGATATCGGCGGCCTCCGGATCATCGAAATCCAGCGGTTCAATTTCGGCCGCAAAATACTTCTGGTTGGTGCTGACGAAATCCTCGAGAAGAATGAATCCCATCCGGGGCCACATGGAATTGGCAATCGACATTTGTACCTGGGAGTCAACCCCAATTAGAAAACTCATCAGGTTATAATAAGATTGATTGAATTCTTCCGACTCCATTCCCAAAACCTGCAGAACCGCGGCGATGGAATCGCGGGTATCGCCGGCCGCGCCGTTGTAGGCCATTCCCAGAGCATAGGATATCGATAAAGGGGAAATAAAAAGATTGTTGTTTTCTTCACCGGCATTGATTACTTCCAGCAAATTGAAGGCAAAGGCATTACCGGATTCGGCCAGGGCTTTTTCCGTTTCGCCCAGATTCTGCGGGATATCCGGTTTACCGGATTCCGAGGGATTTTTGGAACAACTTACCAGAACCAAACCGACCCCCAGAAGCAGGAAAACTGTCATTTTTCTGAAATAAAACATAAAACCCTCCTGATTATTTATTCGAATATGACAATATTAATCTAATGTCACAAGCGCCTTATTTCTATAAAATAATCAATCCGCCCTTTAGAAGAAATCCCGATGACCCTGGTCTCACGATTATGACGCTTAGTTATGTTAATACAATTCAATGACTTACATAGACCCCGAAGGAGTTCGGACAGTGAATCCGTAATATCATCAGGGAATTTATTTAATTCCTGCTATTAATGCCTAAATCTCCGGATTTACCTTATTCATGACGCGGCTGACCTGATTCTGTTGTAAAAAAAAGTTCACTCTCCAACTCCATGATTTTGTTCCGAGTCTGTAAAGCCCGGTGTAATCCTGTCGATAACATAAATAATATCAACATCTTTTCAATGGATAGAAAGAGGGTTCAAACAAAATTGGGAATCAAAATTAAATTAATAATCATCCATCAACAGGGAGAAACCCCATGAAAACCACTTTCAAACTGACAGCTCTGGTGATCGGCCTTGTCCTGGCCGCTTTTGCGCTTGCGACCGCCGACCAGAAACCGTCTTTTGATGTCAATGTCTACGGGTACTTCAAGCTGGATGGTGCCTACGATCAGAATGAAACCAGTCATGGTAATTTCGTGATGTGGGTAAATCAGCAGGAGTACGATGACAACGACGAGCAGTTCAATATGACCGCCAATGAAACTCGTCTTGGTATTAATCTGAAAGGTAAGAATTACGGGAATATCAATGTCAATGCCAAAATCGAGTTCGATCTTTATGCCAGTGTCACCGGCGGAGTCGCCGAGAACAAGGCGATGCTTCAACT
Encoded here:
- the lepB gene encoding signal peptidase I, whose amino-acid sequence is MKKDIFDVAWENIKSLLIAIVLAVIIKTSIVEAYKIPSASMEDTLLVGDFLIANKFIYGARIPLINWRLPEIRNPEPGDVVIFKWPGDGVTNYIKRCVAAEGQTVEIIDKVLYVDGKIFPNPPEAKFTGTIQPRPGPGQNSRDNWGPYVVPKDCYFMMGDNRDNSYDSRFWYAVHKNLILGKALLIHWSWEPDADSPEVSVADPMSVPRLFMYNVIHLPERVRWERLFTLIH
- the queG gene encoding tRNA epoxyqueuosine(34) reductase QueG, giving the protein MKNAKILISVEIKEIAKRLGADAVGIAPVNPVSVKDAYLTWLSRGYHGEMAYLARYQEERFDPGRLLPGAQSIIVTGFNYCPDENNYRMIKGPYRVARYAWGNDYHRIIRQMLEKLRARLRLIVPDLKGRICVDTAPFMDKYWASQAGLGWPGKHTNLVSTTYGSWLLLGSLVIDIAIDEYDHPSDDHCGRCTACIEACPTGAITAPYCLDATRCISYQTIENKSDTIPENIALLSKGWVFGCDICLEVCPFNRFQKPRHQKELTRREEIGMVETGAVTNMTEGEFDLKFASSPLRRPGLKGLLRNIRATRISGE
- the rseP gene encoding RIP metalloprotease RseP; the encoded protein is MTTILATVFVLGVLVFIHELGHFLVAKWAGIRVDKFSLGFPPKIISRKWGETEYAIGAIPLGGYVKMAGENPDDDARGEPYEFMSKPVWKRFMVIFAGPFMNFVLAVLVLTGLYMVRGKEIQAVFIGQVAPDSPAAAAGIRTGDKILSVDGVRVTSFREMADIVYKKVEQPVEISWERDNRVFTDTLVTYRNKVELVSGDSAEVGMIGIGSQAVYRKYGVFTALGAGFEQSVVYVRMVFEFVWGLLSRQVDAREIGGPILIGKLAGATARAGFDVLLEFLALLSINLAVLNVLPIPVFDGGHLLFLLVEKLKGSPLSIKARLIAQQVGIAFILILVIFVTFNDITR
- a CDS encoding serpin family protein — encoded protein: MFYFRKMTVFLLLGVGLVLVSCSKNPSESGKPDIPQNLGETEKALAESGNAFAFNLLEVINAGEENNNLFISPLSISYALGMAYNGAAGDTRDSIAAVLQVLGMESEEFNQSYYNLMSFLIGVDSQVQMSIANSMWPRMGFILLEDFVSTNQKYFAAEIEPLDFDDPEAADIINRWVAEKTNDKIESIVTPPISPETILFLINAVYFKGTWTFRFDPEYTQEAPFYAYNGSEVSCQMMSQKCSLDVFLGDDFVMAEIPYNLGAFNMTVLLPNPGVDINEFVGRINCDNWKSWQGQLSLNEVNLWMPRFQVETEYSLEKPLSDLGMGIAFLPYTADFSGITGNRDIYISRVKHKGFIEVNEEGTEAAAVTSIEFGNTSDGPQMTIIRLNRPFVYIIHEVNSGAILFMGKLMEP